From Salvia splendens isolate huo1 chromosome 16, SspV2, whole genome shotgun sequence, a single genomic window includes:
- the LOC121771132 gene encoding berberine bridge enzyme-like 18, protein MITPISILSLTLILLTTISCSQPSSYAHSNFLECLSKEFNNYSSISNNIYTPINSSYSHILQYTIQNPRFASDPTSSPVVIITPQHESQIPPLICCARDTGLQIRTRSGGHDFEGLSYRALQQVPFVLIDLINLREITIDVVKKTSWVGVGATIGLLYYTIAETSPVLGFPGGICPTNGLGGFISGGGYGRMMRKHGLAADNVIDARIIDASGRILNRKSMGEDLFWAIRGGGGASFGVITAWKVQLVDVPKTITVFRTSRTLEQNATQLVHRWQYIAPNLHKDLIIGVILTRTNSSGKTTINASFDSLFLGGIERLLSIMKKSFPELGLMREDCAEVSWIQAMVFEAGFPIETPPQVLLNRTVPNTRRPFEGKSNFVQEAVPEYGLEGLWRLFYEEEAEEALILMSPFGGRMAEISNSATPFPHRAGNLYIMLQSTFWEESENQESEKYVEWSRRVDKYLTPFVSRNPRAAYVNYRDLDLGVNNIHGETSYEQASVWGKRYFKNNFDRLVWVKTMADPKNFFKNEQSIPPI, encoded by the coding sequence ATGATCACTCCGATAAGCATTTTAAGTCTTACTTTGATTCTTCTCACCACCATTTCATGTTCACAACCATCATCTTATGCACATAGTAATTTTCTTGAATGTCTATCCAAGGAATTCAACAACTACTCTTCCATTTCCAACAACATCTACACCCCAATCAACTCTTCCTATTCCCACATCCTCCAATATACAATCCAGAATCCGAGGTTCGCCTCGGATCCTACTTCATCACCAGTAGTAATAATTACTCCCCAACACGAATCACAGATCCCGCCTCTAATCTGCTGCGCTAGAGACACCGGCTTGCAGATCAGAACTCGAAGCGGAGGCCATGACTTCGAGGGACTATCTTACAGAGCACTACAGCAAGTCCCGTTCGTTCTCATTGATTTGATCAATCTCAGGGAAATAACAATTGATGTTGTCAAGAAAACATCCTGGGTTGGAGTAGGTGCAACCATTGGCTTGCTATATTACACGATCGCGGAGACAAGTCCGGTTCTAGGGTTTCCTGGCGGCATATGCCCAACCAATGGCCTTGGAGGGTTCATAAGCGGAGGAGGCTATGGCAGAATGATGAGAAAACATGGCCTGGCTGCAGACAACGTCATCGATGCAAGAATAATCGACGCTAGCGGCAGAATTCTCAACAGAAAATCAATGGGCGAGGATCTATTCTGGGCCAtcagaggcggcggcggcgccagCTTCGGTGTGATCACTGCCTGGAAGGTACAACTGGTCGATGTTCCAAAAACAATCACTGTTTTCAGAACTAGCAGGACACTGGAACAGAACGCGACTCAACTCGTCCACCGCTGGCAATACATAGCTCCAAATTTGCACAAAGATTTGATCATCGGAGTCATACTAACCAGAACGAATTCCAGCGGGAAAACGACGATTAATGCATCTTTTGACTCGTTGTTTCTTGGCGGGATAGAAAGGTTGCTCTCAATCATGAAAAAGAGTTTCCCTGAGTTAGGGTTAATGAGAGAAGACTGCGCGGAAGTAAGCTGGATACAAGCAATGGTGTTTGAAGCTGGTTTCCCCATTGAAACTCCTCCACAAGTCTTACTAAATAGAACTGTGCCCAACACAAGAAGGCCCTTTGAAGGAAAATCAAACTTTGTGCAGGAAGCCGTTCCGGAATACGGGCTTGAAGGGCTATGGAGACTGTTTTACGAAGAAGAAGCCGAAGAAGCGTTGATACTGATGAGTCCTTTCGGTGGAAGAATGGCGGAGATCTCCAACTCCGCCACTCCTTTTCCTCACAGAGCTGGTAACTTGTACATAATGTTGCAATCGACGTTCTGGGAGGAAAGCGAAAATCAAGAATCGGAGAAGTATGTAGAGTGGAGTAGGAGGGTTGACAAATACTTGACTCCTTTTGTTTCGAGGAATCCGAGGGCAGCGTATGTCAACTACAGAGATCTCGACCTCGGAGTGAATAACATTCATGGAGAGACTAGCTATGAACAAGCCAGTGTTTGGGGGAAGAGATATTTCAAGAACAATTTCGATCGTCTTGTTTGGGTTAAGACTATGGCTGATCCGAAAAATTTCTTCAAGAACGAACAGAGCATTCCGCCGATCTAG